TTTCTATTAGCGCGTTGTTATTTGTGGCTTTAAACGCCAAAGATTTCAGCAAAACAAGCGATGAAGATTTGGCTAAAATGGCTGGTGTTGTCGCTCCTCAGGATATTGTGGATTACACAAAAGAGTTGAAAATGCGCATGAAAAAAATGCCTGAAGACAAGAGAAAGGCGTTTCATAAACAATTGCATGAATATGCGACTAAAAACACAGACAGCATGACCGTGGCGGATTTTGAAGCCCGCCAAAAAGCCATTAAAGAAGCGCTTAAAAAAGGCAACATGGAAGACATGGATGATGATTTTGGGTTGAGATCATGCAAGCATGGGAAAATGCACAAACACCATAAACATGGTGGTCATGACAAACATGGCAAAGGGCATGACAAAGAACAAGGCAAAAAAGACCACGATCACAATGATCATGGCGAAAATGAAAAATAGAGCTTAAATTACACCCCTTTCTCTATCAAAGCTTCAAATTCTTTAAGCAGAAATCCTAAACGCTTTGTGGCGTTTGGGACAAATGCGTTCTGTTAAGCGTTATCAAAATTCTGTTCTCATTGAATATTGCTTATAAAATTCAAAAGATGGTTTCATTATTACAAAAATTAACAATCCAAAGATAAATAGATTAAAAACACCCCAAAATCTTTTTTTTTTTTTGAAATCCAATAAATTTATGGTAAAGTTAAACATATTGTAAATAAACTTTCATTTCTATTCATGTTTATTTACAATAAAAAAATTACTTTAAGGAACACTTTATGAAAAAACAATTTTTACTCTCTCTCTCTCTCTCGCTTCATCGCTCTTGCATGCTGAAGACAACGGCTTTTTTGTGAGCGCGGGCTATCAAATCGGCGAAGCGGTGCAAATGGTCAAAAACACTGGTGAATTGAAAAACTTGAACGACAAATATGAGCAATTAAGCCAATCTTTAGCCCAACTGGCTTCGTTAAAACGAAGCATTCAAACGGCGAACAACATTCAGGCTGTCAACAATGCTTTAAGCGATTTGAAAAGCTTTGCGAGTAACAACCACACAAACAAAGAAACATCGCCCATCTACAACACCACGCAAGCTGTTATCACTTCAGTATTGGCTTTTTGGAGCCTTTATGCGGGGAACGCTCTCAGTTTTTTTGTGAACAATTTGAATGATGGATCTAATGCTCCTCTTGGAAGAATCCATAAAGATGGGAACTGCACAGGATTACAACAATGTTTTATGAGCAAAGAAACTTATGATAAAATGAAAACGCTTGCTGAAAACCTCCAAAAAGCTCAAGGCAATCTCTGTGCCTTATCAGAATGCTCTAGCGATCAATCAAGTGGAAACAAAACTTCCATGACTACAGCTCTTAAAACCGCGCAAGAGCTTATGGATTTAATCGAACAAGCCAAGGTTTCTATGGTGTGGAAAAATATAATCATCGCAGGTGTTACAAACAGACCTGGTGGTGCTGGTGCTATCACATCCACTGGTCCTGTAACCGACTATGCGGTGTTTAACAACATCAAGGCGATGCTACCTATCTTGCAACAAGCGCTCAAACTAACTCAGAGCAACCACACCCTATCTACTAACTTGCAAGCTCAAGCTATGGGATCTCAAAAAAATCGTGAATTTGCTAAAGACATTTACGCTTTAGCTCAAAACCAAAAGCAAATCCTTTCTAACGCTTCAAATATATTCAATCTCTTTAATTCTATTCCTAAAGACCAACTTAAGTATTTGGAGAACGCTTACTTGAAAGTGCCACATTTGGGTAAAACCCCTACTGACCCTTACAGACAGAATGTGAATTTGAATAAAGAAATTAATGCGGTTCAAAACAATGTAGCTAATTATGGCAATCGGATTGATTCGGCTTTAAGCGTGGCTAAAGATGTTTATAACCTAAAATCCAATCAAACAGAGATTGTAACCGCCTATAACGACGCTAAGAATTTGAGCGAAGAGATTTCTAAACTTCCCTATAATAAGGTCAATGTAACAAACATCGTTATGTCGCCTAAAGATCCTACAGCGGGCCAATACAACTACCAAATCAACCCAGAGCAGCAATCCAATCTTTCTCAAGCTTTAGCGGCGATGAGCAATAACCCCTTTAAAAAAGTGGGCATGATCAGCTCTCAAAACAATAACGGCGCTTTGAACGGGCTTGGCGTGCAAGTGGGCTATAAGCAATTCTTTGGCGAAAGCAAAAGATGGGGGTTAAGGTATTACGGCTTTTTTGATTACAACCACGGCTACATCAAATCCAGCTTTTTTAATTCGTCTTCTGATATATGGACTTATGGCGGTGGGAGCGATTTGTTAGTGAATATTATCAACGATAGCATCACAAGAAAGAACAACAAGCTTTCTGTGGGTCTTTTTGGAGGCATCCAACTAGCAGGGACTACATGGCTTAATTCTCAATATGTGAATTTAACAGCGTTCAATAACCCTTATAGCGCGAAAGTCAATACTTCCAATTTCCAATTTTTGTTCAATCTCGGTTTGAGGACCAATCTCGCTACAGCTAAGAAAAAAGACAGCGAACATTCCGCGCAACATGGTATTGAATTAGGCATTAAAATCCCCACCATTACCACGAATTACTATTCTTTTCTAGGCACTCAATTGCAATACAGAAGGCTCTATAGCGTGTATCTCAATTATGTGTTCGCTTACTGAGTGATGCAGGCTCTCTTTTTTAAGGGAGGTGTTAAAAAATACCGCAACATCAAGCTTTTTATCATTGATGATGAAATCTACAAAACCAACGGCGCGACAACAAACCCTAACGCCACGCTCAAAGACACGACTAAAACCCCAGGGATCAAAAACGCATGATCAAACACATAACGGCCCATTTTAGTGGTGCCGGTGTTATCCATAGCGATCGCTCCTAGTAAAGTGGGGTAAGTGGGTAACACAAACAACGCCGAAACGCTCGCAAAAGAAGCCACGATAATATACAAATGCTCGGTATGATGAGCGCTAATGCCTAGGGCTGTGATCACGCTTGGGATGAGCGCTTTAGAGGTGGCAGCTTGCGAATACAAAAGCATGGAAGCCAAAAAAAGCGCTACGGCTAATAAAAACGGATAGTCTGCAATCAAAAACGAAGCGTATCGCTTGATTTCATCTATATGATTGCTCACAAAAGTATCGCCTAGCCATGCCACGCCTAACACGCACACGCACGCTTGCATGCCGGATTTAAACACGCTTGAATGAGCGATTTCATTAGCGTTGATCTTACAAAAAAGCGCAATGAGAGTCGCCACGCTCAGCATGAAAGACACGATCGCTTGATCTCTGCCTAAAACCACCGGGCTAATCAAAGCGATATTTTTAGAAATCGCGCTCGCATAAAAAACGATCGCTACAACCCCACCGATAAAAATCCATAGCGATAATTTCGCGCTTTTTGAGGTTTCTTTTTCTTTTTTCATCATAGGGGGCGAAATTTTGCCCGCTTCCAAGCGTTCTAAATAATTCGGGTCGCTGTCTAACTTTAAATTAGTGAAACTCATCACAAACGCCGTGAGCATGCAAGCTAAAAAAGTTGTAGGGATCCAAACCATTAAAAGGGTGAGATAATCCGCCCCTAAAGGCTCTAAAATACCGCTCATAAACACCACCGCTGCGCTCACCGGGCTTGCGGTAATAGCGACTTGACTAGAGACTACTGCTAAGCTTAAAGGCGCTTTGGGTTTGATGTTTTGGCTCTGGCTCACTTCCACAATCACCGGGATCAAAGAAAAAACCGTATGCCCAGTGCCGGCTAGTATCGTTAAAAAATACGCCACGCTCGGCGCGAGGTAATTGATTTGCTTGGGGTGTTTCCTTAAAATTTTTTCAGCGATTTTGACTAAGTAATCCAAGCCCCCCGCTTTTTGCATGGCGCTGATAGCGCTAATGACTGCCATGATGATTAAAATCACATCAAAAGGGATTTTGCCCGGATTTAGCCCCAAAAATAAGCATAAAATAAGCACGCCCAAGCCCCCAGCATAGCCCACTCCCAAGCCCCCTAGCCTTGCCCCTAAAAAAAGCGAAAAAAGTAACACGATAATTTGAAAAAAGGCATCCACCATTAACCCTTTTAAATTTATTTTAACAACGATTCACTATACTATAAAATCTTTTAAATTTCAAAAGGTAGTCTATAATGAGAATGTTTTTGAAATTCTTGATTCTCTTATTTTGTTTGAAAGGGCAAGTTATGGCTCAAAATTTACCTACCATTGCTTTACTAGCGACAGGAGGGACGATTGCCGGGAGCGGCGCGAGTGCGAGTTTGGGCCGTTATAAGAGCGGTGAGTTGGGCATCAAAGAGCTTCTTAAGGCTATCCCTAGTCTTAACAGACTCGCTCGCATTCAAGGGGAGCAGGTTTCTAACATCGGCTCACAAGACATGAATGAAGAAGTATGGTTCAAACTCGCCAAGCGCGCCCAAGAATTGCTAGATGATAGCCGTATTCAAGGCGTTGTCATCACGCATGGCACGGACACTTTAGAAGAGAGCGCGTATTTTTTAAATTTAGTTTTACGCTCCACAAAACCGGTGGTGCTAGTGGGAGCGATGCGTAACGCTGCTTCTTTGAGCGCGGATGGCGCTTTGAATTTGTATAACGCGCTGAGCGTAGCGATCGATGAAAAAAGCGCGAATAAAGGCGTGTTGGTGGTGATGGATGATAGTATTTTTAGCGCTAGGGAAGCGATTAAAACGCACACCACCCACACTTCCACCTTTAAAGCCCTAAATAGTGGCACGATAGGGAGCGTGTATTATGGCAAGGTGCGTTATTACATGCAACCTTTAAGAAAGCACACGACAGAGAGCGAATTTTCTATTTTAGAGCTAAAAACCCCCCTGCCTAAAGTGGATATTATTTACACGCATGCTGGCATGACCCCTGATTTATTCCAAGCGAGCCTGAAATCGCATGCAAAAGGCGTTGTGATAGCCGGGGTGGGTAATGGGAATGTGAGTGCTGGGTTTTTAAAAGCAATGCAAGAAGCGGGCCAAATGGGGGTGGTTATCGTTCGTTCTAGCAGGGTAGGCAGTGGTGAGGTTACTTCAGGCGAGATTGATGACAAGGCTTATGGCTTTATCACAAGCGACAATTTAAACCCCCAAAAAGCTAGGGTGCTTTTACAACTCGCTTTAACTAAAACAAACGATAAAGAAAAAATCCAAGAAATGTTTGAAGAGTATTGAACGATTCTCTTAGATCACCCAATTATTAAAGATAATTGGGTGATTTGGTTTATTTTGTTTTTGACTTTATTTTCATCAAATATTGATAACTATCAAAATAGATTTTGATGAAGCTCCCCCTATTTTAAAAAAGAGAGTTTTTAATAAGCAAACACATAATTGAGGTACACGCTATAGAGCCTTCGGTATTCTAGCTTAGTGCCTAGAAAAGAATAATAATTCGTGTTAATGGTGGGGATTTTAATGCCTAATTCAATACCATGTTGCGCGGAATGTTCGCTGTCTTTTTTCTTAGCTGTAGCGAGATTGGTCCTCAAGCCGAGATTGAACAAGAATTGGAAATTGGAAGTATTGACTTTCGCGCTGTAAGGGTTATTGAACGCGGTTAAATTCACGTATTGAGAATTAAGCCATGTAGTCCCTGCTAGTTGGATACCTCCAAAGAGACCCACAGAAAGCTTGTTGTTCTTTCTTGTAACGCTATCGTTGATAAAATTCACTAACAAATCGCTCCCCACGCCATAAGTCCATATGTCAGAAGAAGAATTAAAAAAGCTGGATTTGATGTAGCCGTGGTTGTAATCAAAGAAGCCGTAATACCTTAATCCCCATCTTTTGCTTTCGCCAAAGAATTGCTTATAGCCCACTTGCACGCCAAGCCCGTTCATTGCGCCGTTATTGTTTTGAGAGCTGATCATGCCCACTTTTTTAAAGGGGTTATTGCTCATCGCCGCTAAAGCTTGGTTAAGATTGGATTGCTGCTCTGGGTTGATTTGGTAGTTGTATTGGCCCGCTGCTGGGGCGTTTTGATCGTGAGGTAGTGTAATAATGTCTTTTGTATTGACTTGGTTATAGGGGAGTTTAGAAATCTCTTGGCTTAGATTATTGGCGTTGCTATAGGCTGTTACAATGTTTGCTTGATTGGATTTTAGGTTATAAACATCTCTAGCCACGCTTAAAGCCGCATCCACCCGGTTACCATAATAACTCACATTGTTTTGAATCGTTTGAACTTCTTTATTCAAATTCACATTCTGTCTGTAAGGGTCAGTAGGGGTTTTACCCAAATGTGGCACTTTCAAGTAAGCGTTCTCCAAATACTTAAGTTGGTCTTTAGGAATAGAATTAAAGAGATTGAATATATTTGAAGCGTTAGAAAGGATTTGCTTTTGGTTTTGAGCGAAAGCGTAGATGTCTTTAGCGAATTTGGGGTTTGTTTGAGATCCTGTAGCTTGAGCTTGCAAACTAGCAGATAGGGTGTGGTTACTTTGAGAAAGCGTAACCGCTTGTTGCAAGATAGGTATCATCGCCTTAATGTTGTTAAACACCGCATATTGCGTTGGGTAATTAGTGGATGTGATAGCACCGGATGCGTTTGAAACGCCACTGATGACGATATTTTTCCACATCATAGCCGTCTTAGTGTTTGCGATTAAATCCATAAGCTGTTGCGCGGTTTCAAGAGCGTTGCTTACGGTTGAGTTTGGCGGGTTTGATGTTGAGTCTGTTGTGGCGCATCCGGATAAAGCGCAAAGATTGTTCGCTTTAGTGGCAGAGTTTGTTTGAGCTGCTTGGAGGCTTTCAGCGAGCGCTTTCATCTTGTCGTAAGTGGTTTGATCCATAGCGCAATTTTCAAGTCCTGGGCAGTTGCTGACAATTGTGCTAAAAGGAGGGTTACCCTGAACGCTAGCGGCGTGATTCCCATTACCCACAAAAAAAGTGAAATAGTTCCCCGCATAAAGACTCCAAAAACCCAATACCGAAGTGATAACGGCTTGCACGGCGTTAAAGATGGGCGATTGGGTGGTGCTGTTGTAGTTGTTGTTGGTAAAGCTT
This DNA window, taken from Helicobacter pylori, encodes the following:
- a CDS encoding DUF1104 domain-containing protein, with amino-acid sequence MKKALKILSISALLFVALNAKDFSKTSDEDLAKMAGVVAPQDIVDYTKELKMRMKKMPEDKRKAFHKQLHEYATKNTDSMTVADFEARQKAIKEALKKGNMEDMDDDFGLRSCKHGKMHKHHKHGGHDKHGKGHDKEQGKKDHDHNDHGENEK
- a CDS encoding outer membrane protein; the encoded protein is MFTLSLSLASSLLHAEDNGFFVSAGYQIGEAVQMVKNTGELKNLNDKYEQLSQSLAQLASLKRSIQTANNIQAVNNALSDLKSFASNNHTNKETSPIYNTTQAVITSVLAFWSLYAGNALSFFVNNLNDGSNAPLGRIHKDGNCTGLQQCFMSKETYDKMKTLAENLQKAQGNLCALSECSSDQSSGNKTSMTTALKTAQELMDLIEQAKVSMVWKNIIIAGVTNRPGGAGAITSTGPVTDYAVFNNIKAMLPILQQALKLTQSNHTLSTNLQAQAMGSQKNREFAKDIYALAQNQKQILSNASNIFNLFNSIPKDQLKYLENAYLKVPHLGKTPTDPYRQNVNLNKEINAVQNNVANYGNRIDSALSVAKDVYNLKSNQTEIVTAYNDAKNLSEEISKLPYNKVNVTNIVMSPKDPTAGQYNYQINPEQQSNLSQALAAMSNNPFKKVGMISSQNNNGALNGLGVQVGYKQFFGESKRWGLRYYGFFDYNHGYIKSSFFNSSSDIWTYGGGSDLLVNIINDSITRKNNKLSVGLFGGIQLAGTTWLNSQYVNLTAFNNPYSAKVNTSNFQFLFNLGLRTNLATAKKKDSEHSAQHGIELGIKIPTITTNYYSFLGTQLQYRRLYSVYLNYVFAY
- a CDS encoding anaerobic C4-dicarboxylate transporter; translated protein: MVDAFFQIIVLLFSLFLGARLGGLGVGYAGGLGVLILCLFLGLNPGKIPFDVILIIMAVISAISAMQKAGGLDYLVKIAEKILRKHPKQINYLAPSVAYFLTILAGTGHTVFSLIPVIVEVSQSQNIKPKAPLSLAVVSSQVAITASPVSAAVVFMSGILEPLGADYLTLLMVWIPTTFLACMLTAFVMSFTNLKLDSDPNYLERLEAGKISPPMMKKEKETSKSAKLSLWIFIGGVVAIVFYASAISKNIALISPVVLGRDQAIVSFMLSVATLIALFCKINANEIAHSSVFKSGMQACVCVLGVAWLGDTFVSNHIDEIKRYASFLIADYPFLLAVALFLASMLLYSQAATSKALIPSVITALGISAHHTEHLYIIVASFASVSALFVLPTYPTLLGAIAMDNTGTTKMGRYVFDHAFLIPGVLVVSLSVALGFVVAPLVL
- a CDS encoding asparaginase, which translates into the protein MRMFLKFLILLFCLKGQVMAQNLPTIALLATGGTIAGSGASASLGRYKSGELGIKELLKAIPSLNRLARIQGEQVSNIGSQDMNEEVWFKLAKRAQELLDDSRIQGVVITHGTDTLEESAYFLNLVLRSTKPVVLVGAMRNAASLSADGALNLYNALSVAIDEKSANKGVLVVMDDSIFSAREAIKTHTTHTSTFKALNSGTIGSVYYGKVRYYMQPLRKHTTESEFSILELKTPLPKVDIIYTHAGMTPDLFQASLKSHAKGVVIAGVGNGNVSAGFLKAMQEAGQMGVVIVRSSRVGSGEVTSGEIDDKAYGFITSDNLNPQKARVLLQLALTKTNDKEKIQEMFEEY
- the sabA gene encoding Hop family adhesin SabA, encoding MKKQFLLSLSLASSLLHAEDNGFFVGVGYQIGEAVQMVKNTGELKNLNEKYEQLNQYLNQVASLKQSIQNANNIELVNSSLNYLKSFTNNNYNSTTQSPIFNAVQAVITSVLGFWSLYAGNYFTFFVGNGNHAASVQGNPPFSTIVSNCPGLENCAMDQTTYDKMKALAESLQAAQTNSATKANNLCALSGCATTDSTSNPPNSTVSNALETAQQLMDLIANTKTAMMWKNIVISGVSNASGAITSTNYPTQYAVFNNIKAMIPILQQAVTLSQSNHTLSASLQAQATGSQTNPKFAKDIYAFAQNQKQILSNASNIFNLFNSIPKDQLKYLENAYLKVPHLGKTPTDPYRQNVNLNKEVQTIQNNVSYYGNRVDAALSVARDVYNLKSNQANIVTAYSNANNLSQEISKLPYNQVNTKDIITLPHDQNAPAAGQYNYQINPEQQSNLNQALAAMSNNPFKKVGMISSQNNNGAMNGLGVQVGYKQFFGESKRWGLRYYGFFDYNHGYIKSSFFNSSSDIWTYGVGSDLLVNFINDSVTRKNNKLSVGLFGGIQLAGTTWLNSQYVNLTAFNNPYSAKVNTSNFQFLFNLGLRTNLATAKKKDSEHSAQHGIELGIKIPTINTNYYSFLGTKLEYRRLYSVYLNYVFAY